TGCGACGTCGAACCGGCGCTCTATTATGTCCGCAACATGAATCGCCCCGGCTATTCGCCGCAGCTGGACGACAAGCAAACGGGGGTGAAGGGGGCGCGCTATACGCTTTACCGTGAGCGTTTCGAGGAACTGCTGCGCGCGCAGCTCGCCGAACTCTACGACACCTCGGTTCCGTTCCGCCAGTGCGAGGATGCCGATACCTGCAAGTACTGCGATTTCAACGTGATCTGCAAGCGCTGACCGGCTGTGTCGTGACGGGGGCGGACGAGTTCCGCTGCCGGGTGGTGATTACTCCCGGAAATTACATGGCTCGGTTGTGGAAGATCGGCCGGATGGATGCTGTTGGGGACGGCGCGGAGGAATGAGTGCGTCCGGCAGCGGGTGCCGGGTGTCGGGTGCGAGGTGCAGGACGCAGGATACAGGATACAGGATACAGGATACAGGGAGCCGGATGTCGGGTGCCGGACGCCGGATGTCGGGTGCCGGATGCCGGATACAGGATGCCGGGAACGGCCTGGGCGGCGATGGTCAGAGCGTTACCCTGAAATAGGCCGCTCCGCTGCGGCGGGCTGCTTCGAGCCCGATTTCGGAGTCCTCGAAGATCAGCGTTTCCTGCGGCGTACAGCCCTCGCGGCGCATGGCCTCCAGGAAACAGTCCGGGGCGGGCTTGCTGTGTTCGACGTCGGCGCCCGAGAGTATGCCGTCCACGGAGCCGTTCGGCCCTTCGCCCGGCTCGGGGGTGATTGTTGCGTGTGTCGGCGTACCTGCATCTATCGTTGCCGTGCCGGCTGTCCGGAGCCATGCCTCATCCGCACCTGTCAAGTCTCTGCCCGCCGCACCCGAGGTTGCCGCACCCGTGCTCCCTGTCCGCTGTCCCGCGACCGTGATCCCCAGGTGGCGCATGGCGTTGTCTATGTTGGCGCGGCTGCCTGTCGATACGATCCATACGCGGCCACCCTGCGCCCGGAACTGCCTGCAGAACTCCCACAGCGGGCGGTTGAGCCGCACGGTGTCGAAGAACGCGGGGTAGAGCGCGATCTTGCGCAGCCGCAGCCGCTCGCGCTCCCCGGGGTCGGCGATGCCGTAACGGGTCAGGAACTCGTTGCACCGCATACCGAAATACTTTGCCGCATACTCCTCCTCGGTGAGCGTATAGCCCGCCTCGCGCAGTGTGGCCACATAGGCGAGCGTATTGGCGCGCCGCGTGTCGGCCAGCGTGCCGTCGAAGTCGAGCAGGATGAGTCGGATTTGCATGACGGGCTACTTTTTCCCGGCCAGTTCGTAACTGCGGGCGATCAGCGGGGCGATTTCCCCGAAGGGTACGCTGCCGTCCAGCCGTACGGTGAGCCACGTGCGTTTATTCATATGGTACCCGGGGAAATAATGTTCGAAGTCCAGCGACCGCGCCATGGTCTCCGCATCGGCCCGGATGTCGAGGATCTCTGTCCGCCCCTGGTCTGCGAGGCCGAGTTTGCCGGCCTGCACCGTCAATATCACGGCATACCATTTGGCGTTGTCCTGCCGCCGGAAAACGGCGTAGTCCGGGAATTTCTCCCAGAGGAACTCCGGTTCGCCGCCCCATGAGGCACGGATATGGCGGATTGTGCGGAGCGTTTCTTCGCTGCGGAAAATTTCTTCGCGCGCAAAGCCGAAATCCTTTGTCCAGTCGTTTCCCATCTCCTTATGTTTTTAGTCGAACGACTGCATGCCCGACTGCGCGATGCGCATTAGGCGCTGGTATTCGGTGGGGGTGAGTTCCATGAAGAAGTAGTGGATCGGATCGACGCGCATGCCGTTCAGCCGCACCTCGTAGTGGAGGTGGGGCGAGAGCGAAAGGCCCGTGTCGCCCGAGAGGGCGATGATCTCGCCGCGGCTCACGCGCTGGCCCTTGCGGACGTTGATCTTCGAGAGGTGGCTGTACGAAGTCTCGTAGCCGTTGCCGTGGTCGATCACGACCGTCTGCCCCGACGTGGAGTTGCGCAGCGCCACGTCGCGCACCACGCCGTCGGCCGTGGCGAAGACGCGCGACCCCTCGGGGATGGTGTAGTCCACGCCCTGGTGCGATTGCAGGGTCTTGTAGAAGGGGTGTATGCGCATGCCGTACGAGGCCGTGAGCAGCGTCAACTGCTTGTTTATCACGGGCTGGATGGCCGGGATGTTGTTGCAGCCGCTGCCCGCCGAGTCGATGAGCGCCTGCAGGTCGAGGTACGAGGCGTTCAGTTCGTCGAGCCGCTTCTCCATGTCGGCGACCCGTTCGCGCAGTTCGAGCTTGAGCCGCCGCGACGAACGGTTGAAGATGTTTTCGTAGGTGACGGCCTGCCGGCGTTCGTATTCCGAATCGAAGTCGTAGGGATCCGATTCGAAGAGGGTGCGGAAGACGTTGCGGTCGCGCGCGGAGAGGTTGTGCATGACGGTCGTGAGCGAGTCGTACCGCTGGGTGAGTGCGGCGTATTCGCGGCGCAGGCGGTCGGTCGAGTGTTTGAGCTCGTACTCCACGGGCGTGTCGAAGAAGAGCGAGAACCCGACGTAGTAGAGCACGGCGACCCCGGCCCACACGAAAAAGTGCACCGTCGCGCGTATGATGTTCTGTTTGCGGCGCTTACGCCTGCGGAGCCGCTCCAGGTCTTTCTTTCCTGCCATGTCAGAGCTTTTCGAAGTTCGTATCGCGCATCTTCTCCATGAGTGCGTCGTATTCCGCGGCGGTCATGTTGCGGTTGAAATAGTTGATCGGGTTCACCGGCATGCCCTTGTGGATCACCTCGTAGTGGAGGTGGGGGCCCGAGGAGATGCCCGTGTTGCCCGTTTCGGCGATGACCTGCCCGCGGGCGACCCGTTCGCCCGGCTGCACGAGGATTTTGCTCAGGTGCGCGTAGCGGGTCTTGTAGCCGAATTCGTGGTTCAGCAGCACCATGCGCCCGTATCCGCCGTTGCCCCCCGAGGAGGCGACCTCCACCACGGCGTCGCCCGTGGCGTAGACCGGCGTGCCGCGGTCGCAGCCCAGGTCGATGCCCTTGTGGGGGCGGATATACCCCAGCACGGGGTGCATACGCCGCATGTTGAAGGCGCCGATATGGTCGTTGTGCAGCGCCGAGCGGTCGATGGGCCATATGGCCGGGATCGCCGACGACATCTTCTCCTTGTCGCGGGCGAATGCCTGCAATTCGTCGAACGACACCGATTCGAGGTAGAGTATGCGGGCCAGCGCATCGAGCTGTTTCCAGGTGCCGACCATCAGCGGGGCGAAGTCGTCCCCGGCCATCGCGGCGTATTTGGTGTCGGGATAGGGCTGCCACACGCCGTCGAGGGTCATCGTGTCGGTCGAGAAGAGCGAGCGGTAGACGTAGTTGTCGCGGTGGCGGATTTCGTCCACGCGCCGCTGCGAGGTGCGGATGCGGTCTTGCAGGATGCGGTACTTGATCACCAGGTCGCGGTTGTCGCGGATGATGCGGTACATCTTGGGGGTGTAGAAGAAGTACGAGAAGAGCACGTTGGCGATCGAGACGAGGATGAAGCCGATGAGTATTTTCCGGATCAGGCGGTAGGTGCGCAGGCGGAAAGGTGCCGTGACCACGTCGCGCGTCAGCGCCTGCGCTTCCTGTGTCAGCGCCTGCGTGTCGAATCTCTGCCCTTTTTGCTTCATTGCGGAAAAAACTCCGGTTAATAAGATGCAAATTTAACTTTAATTGTGTAATTTTGCAACCCGAAATCACAAACGTGGAAATCGGATAAAATCTTATATATGGAATCGAATAAAATTCGCCGGGCCTTTCTGGACTTCTTCGAGAGCAAGGGCCATGTGATCGTGCCTTCGGCACCGATGGTCGTCAAGGGGGATCCCACGCTGATGTTCACCAACGCGGGCATGAACCAGTTCAAGGATATTTTCCTGGGCAATGCGCCCCGCAAATATCCGCGTGCGGCCGACACCCAGAAGTGTCTGCGCGTTTCGGGCAAGCACAACGACCTGGAGGAGGTGGGGCATGACACCTACCACCATACGATGTTCGAGATGCTGGGCAACTGGTCTTATGGCGATTACTTCAAGAAAGAGGCGATCGAATGGGCGTGGGAGCTGCTCCACGGCGTCTACAAACTTCCCGCCGACCGCATGTACGCCACGGTTTTCGAAGGCTCCGAGGAGGACGGCGTGCCCTTCGACCAGGAGGCCTACGACTACTGGAAGCAGTTTCTGCCCGAAGACCATATCATCCGCGGCAACAAGCACGACAATTTCTGGGAGATGGGCGAGACCGGCCCCTGCGGCCCCTGCTCGGAGATCCATTTCGACCTGCGCGACGAGGCGGAGATCGCCTCCAAGCCCGGGCGCGGGATGGTCAATGAGGGCCACCCGCAGGTGATCGAGATCTGGAACCTCGTGTTCATGCAGTTCAACCGCAAGGCCAACGGCTCGCTGGAGGAGCTTCCGGCGCGCAACGTCGATACCGGCATGGGCTTCGAGCGCCTCTGCATGATCCTCCAGGGCAAGAAATCGAACTACGACACCGACGTGTTCCAGCCTACGATCCAGCGTATTTCGCAGCTTTCGGGCAAGACCTACGGCGCCGACGCGAAGTGCGACGTGGCGATGCGCGTCATCGCCGACCACCTGCGTGCCATCGCCTTCTCGATCGCCGACGGGCAGCTGCCGTCGAACGTCAAGGCCGGCTACGTCATCCGCCGCATCCTGCGCCGCGCCGTGCGCTACGGCTATACCTACCTCGGCTTTACGGAGCCTACGATCTGCCGGCTGGTTCCCGGACTGG
This Alistipes onderdonkii DNA region includes the following protein-coding sequences:
- a CDS encoding MmcQ/YjbR family DNA-binding protein, with protein sequence MGNDWTKDFGFAREEIFRSEETLRTIRHIRASWGGEPEFLWEKFPDYAVFRRQDNAKWYAVILTVQAGKLGLADQGRTEILDIRADAETMARSLDFEHYFPGYHMNKRTWLTVRLDGSVPFGEIAPLIARSYELAGKK
- a CDS encoding HAD family hydrolase, which produces MQIRLILLDFDGTLADTRRANTLAYVATLREAGYTLTEEEYAAKYFGMRCNEFLTRYGIADPGERERLRLRKIALYPAFFDTVRLNRPLWEFCRQFRAQGGRVWIVSTGSRANIDNAMRHLGITVAGQRTGSTGAATSGAAGRDLTGADEAWLRTAGTATIDAGTPTHATITPEPGEGPNGSVDGILSGADVEHSKPAPDCFLEAMRREGCTPQETLIFEDSEIGLEAARRSGAAYFRVTL
- a CDS encoding M23 family metallopeptidase; the protein is MKQKGQRFDTQALTQEAQALTRDVVTAPFRLRTYRLIRKILIGFILVSIANVLFSYFFYTPKMYRIIRDNRDLVIKYRILQDRIRTSQRRVDEIRHRDNYVYRSLFSTDTMTLDGVWQPYPDTKYAAMAGDDFAPLMVGTWKQLDALARILYLESVSFDELQAFARDKEKMSSAIPAIWPIDRSALHNDHIGAFNMRRMHPVLGYIRPHKGIDLGCDRGTPVYATGDAVVEVASSGGNGGYGRMVLLNHEFGYKTRYAHLSKILVQPGERVARGQVIAETGNTGISSGPHLHYEVIHKGMPVNPINYFNRNMTAAEYDALMEKMRDTNFEKL
- a CDS encoding M23 family metallopeptidase; translated protein: MAGKKDLERLRRRKRRKQNIIRATVHFFVWAGVAVLYYVGFSLFFDTPVEYELKHSTDRLRREYAALTQRYDSLTTVMHNLSARDRNVFRTLFESDPYDFDSEYERRQAVTYENIFNRSSRRLKLELRERVADMEKRLDELNASYLDLQALIDSAGSGCNNIPAIQPVINKQLTLLTASYGMRIHPFYKTLQSHQGVDYTIPEGSRVFATADGVVRDVALRNSTSGQTVVIDHGNGYETSYSHLSKINVRKGQRVSRGEIIALSGDTGLSLSPHLHYEVRLNGMRVDPIHYFFMELTPTEYQRLMRIAQSGMQSFD